GCGTACATATGGTTTAAATCTGCCATACATTCTTTATCTGTATTACTAAAATATCCATAGCCCTTGTCGATCGTAGAAGTATGTGACGGTATATGCGCCGTATTTTTAAGTGTTTCTAGCGTTCCTCTAATCTTCAGGAATAAA
This sequence is a window from Maribacter aestuarii. Protein-coding genes within it:
- a CDS encoding LD-carboxypeptidase, coding for MVIFLFLKIRGTLETLKNTAHIPSHTSTIDKGYGYFSNTDKECMADLNHMYANQLIEGILCSRRGLGCTRVLHKTNYELIKNNPKVLIVFSDVP